TCAAGGACAAAGACAGATGAAACAAATAGGAACAAAGGACAAAGTAACAGGGGATCAAGGACAAAGACAGATGAAACAAATAGGAACAAAGGACAAAGTAACAGGGGATCAAGGACAAAGACAGATGAAACAAATAGGAACAAAGGACAAAGTAACAGGGGATCAAGGACAAAGACAGATGAAACAAATAGGAACAAAGGACAAAGTAACAGGGGATCAAGGACAAAGCGTGAACAAATAAACAAGACAAGTAACAGGGATCAAGACAAAGACAGATGAAACAAATACGAACTAAGGACAAAGTAACAGGGGATCAAGGACAAAGACAGATGAAACAAATAGGAACAAAGGACAAAAGTAACAGGGGATCAAGGACAAAGACAGATGAAACAAATAGGAACAAAGGACAAAGTAACAGGGGATCAAGGACAAAGACAGATGAAACAAATAGGAACAAAGGACAAAGTAACAGGGGATCAAGGACAAAGACAGATGAAACAAATAGGAACAAAGGACAAAGTAACAGGGGATCAAGGACAAAGACAGATGAAACAAATAGGAACAAAGGACAAAGTAACAGGGGATCAAGGACAAAGACAGATGAAACAAATAGGAACAAAGGACAAAGTAACAGGGGATCAAGGACAAAGACAGATGAAACAAATAGG
This genomic window from Argopecten irradians isolate NY chromosome 4, Ai_NY, whole genome shotgun sequence contains:
- the LOC138322207 gene encoding uncharacterized protein yields the protein MKQIGTKDKVTGDQGQRQMKQIGTKDKVTGDQGQRQMKQIGTKDKVTGDQGQRQMKQIGTKDKVTGDQGQRQMKQIGTKDKVTGDQGQRQMKQIGTKDKVTGDQGQRQMKQIGTKDKVTGDQGQRQMKQIGTKDKVTGDQGQRQMKQIEQGQSNRGTRTKARDHTNK